Proteins co-encoded in one Desulfitobacterium hafniense DCB-2 genomic window:
- a CDS encoding ATP-dependent Clp protease proteolytic subunit, protein MEVKMSQLVPMVIEQTSRGERSCDIFSRLLNDRVVMLNGMVTNESASLIIAQMLFLESADCDKDIHFYINSPGGSVTDGLAIMDTMNYIKCDVSTISIGQSGSAASLLLAAGAKGKRFALANSEVLIHQPSISGGLQGQTTDIKIHSDWLTKTKEKLNETYSRLTGQPLEKIQKDMERDYYMTAGQAQDYGLIDKIL, encoded by the coding sequence ATGGAGGTTAAGATGAGCCAGCTTGTACCTATGGTAATCGAACAAACATCCCGCGGGGAACGCTCCTGCGATATCTTTTCCAGACTGCTGAATGATCGCGTCGTCATGCTTAATGGCATGGTAACCAATGAATCAGCAAGCTTGATTATCGCCCAAATGCTTTTTCTGGAATCCGCCGACTGTGATAAGGATATTCATTTCTATATTAACAGCCCCGGTGGTTCCGTAACGGACGGATTGGCCATTATGGATACAATGAACTATATTAAATGCGATGTTTCCACCATCAGCATAGGCCAATCGGGGAGTGCCGCCTCCCTGCTCCTGGCAGCAGGGGCGAAAGGCAAACGCTTTGCCTTGGCAAACAGTGAAGTGCTGATTCATCAGCCGTCAATATCCGGCGGGCTCCAGGGACAAACCACCGATATTAAAATCCATAGCGACTGGCTGACCAAAACCAAGGAGAAGCTGAATGAGACCTATAGCAGGCTTACAGGCCAGCCCCTGGAAAAAATCCAGAAGGATATGGAGAGAGATTATTATATGACGGCCGGGCAGGCCCAGGACTATGGATTGATTGACAAAATCCTGTGA
- a CDS encoding MFS transporter, protein MNSQPNKKLGPIVAIMSMFIFIPDFFIISSILSKISESYPHISMAGITYLLTSVSLAQMAGALITGVVLGRRISFRGLSLIAIAIYVIFGGMPFFFSMSFGALMFTRVAFGLGLGCWLPICQSYIAKLYDDEAKRADILGIGMALFNVGLILGIMAGGILGAFNWRYTFAFYLLGSISFVLVAIFMKEPVNEAEGKKEKIRIPKEAFGIMGFFILAQLIFGVFSSYISYVVAEIHGTPILASTMMTAFSIACIVIALFFGPLYRLVKQYILLFASALVVVSYALLYLGGTSASIPLLFLGAVCCGLATNMCSTGVAMMLSITVPQASVAAAMSASIICMNVGTFLTSPFLQIISIAAGEGAPAYTAYLGALLLAVVLLIIAVPFSTKLRRAAKAKETMPAA, encoded by the coding sequence ATGAACTCTCAACCAAACAAAAAATTAGGACCTATTGTGGCCATCATGTCAATGTTCATTTTTATCCCTGACTTTTTCATAATCTCAAGTATTCTCAGCAAAATCTCTGAGTCTTATCCCCATATCTCCATGGCCGGTATTACCTATCTGCTCACCTCGGTCAGCCTGGCCCAGATGGCCGGAGCGCTGATTACCGGTGTCGTTCTGGGGCGCAGAATTTCATTCAGAGGGCTGTCCCTCATTGCCATTGCGATCTACGTGATCTTCGGGGGAATGCCTTTCTTCTTTTCCATGTCTTTCGGCGCGCTGATGTTTACCCGGGTTGCTTTTGGCCTGGGTCTGGGCTGCTGGCTTCCCATCTGCCAGTCCTATATTGCCAAATTGTATGACGACGAGGCCAAGCGTGCCGATATCCTCGGCATCGGCATGGCGCTCTTCAATGTCGGACTGATCCTCGGCATTATGGCCGGAGGTATCCTTGGGGCATTTAACTGGCGTTATACCTTCGCCTTTTATCTCCTCGGCAGTATTTCCTTTGTTTTAGTAGCCATTTTTATGAAAGAACCAGTAAATGAAGCGGAAGGAAAAAAAGAAAAGATACGCATCCCCAAGGAGGCTTTCGGAATTATGGGCTTTTTCATACTGGCTCAGTTGATCTTTGGGGTCTTCTCTTCTTACATCAGTTACGTCGTAGCGGAAATCCACGGTACACCCATCCTTGCCAGCACCATGATGACCGCCTTCAGCATCGCCTGCATTGTGATCGCCCTCTTCTTTGGCCCATTGTACCGCCTGGTTAAGCAGTATATCCTCTTGTTTGCTTCAGCCCTTGTCGTCGTCAGCTATGCCCTGCTCTATCTTGGCGGCACTTCCGCTTCCATTCCCTTGTTATTTTTAGGCGCCGTGTGCTGCGGACTGGCTACGAACATGTGCAGCACGGGGGTTGCTATGATGTTAAGCATTACGGTGCCCCAGGCTTCTGTAGCCGCTGCCATGAGCGCCTCCATAATTTGTATGAACGTCGGAACCTTTCTCACCAGCCCTTTTCTGCAAATCATCTCTATAGCTGCCGGTGAGGGGGCCCCCGCCTATACAGCCTATCTCGGCGCCCTTCTGCTCGCCGTCGTCCTGCTGATCATCGCGGTTCCCTTCAGCACAAAACTCAGAAGAGCTGCCAAGGCAAAGGAAACTATGCCAGCTGCTTAA
- a CDS encoding helix-turn-helix transcriptional regulator, whose product MDYRAKVYDSLDYIEENLDDRIDLEDLAQKAYLSKYYYHRLFHKVTGESVTRYITRRRMAKAAEELVETEQPIIDIALKYQYASQESFTRAFMRIYGLAPGKYRKIHGSRKPTKVINFSSFTKIVDMVA is encoded by the coding sequence ATGGATTATCGTGCCAAGGTGTATGATTCCCTTGACTATATTGAAGAAAATCTGGATGACAGGATTGACCTTGAGGACCTTGCCCAAAAAGCCTACCTGTCGAAATATTACTATCACAGGCTTTTTCACAAAGTAACAGGCGAATCCGTCACCAGATATATAACCAGGAGGCGGATGGCGAAGGCTGCCGAGGAGCTTGTTGAAACTGAGCAGCCCATCATTGATATCGCCCTGAAATATCAGTATGCTTCTCAGGAATCCTTTACAAGAGCCTTTATGAGGATTTATGGACTGGCACCTGGGAAATACCGGAAAATCCACGGAAGCAGAAAGCCCACTAAGGTTATTAATTTCAGCTCCTTCACTAAAATCGTGGATATGGTTGCGTAA
- a CDS encoding methyl-accepting chemotaxis protein, which yields MKWVENIKTVYKLGILVIIAFFSLGSVGFTGYYDLKIANDNLQTMYEDRLIPVKIAYDTRSDIRAMNGFLLESMLTADRGKNQTLLDSIQEKGQGVEDKLSQLENLSLDPQSQELFLKIKASYKQYDQVKNQIVAFAKANLNDKAYNLYETSGGHLSDQLVEDMRALGEYYASLSLQASLDYEASFKHTLWFMGAIVAAALFLLAGSGYIIASSLTKPLGTMVEVCNDFAAGDFRDKQRRSGAGREDEIGLLYQALAAMQNNLRPLIKGISTSAEQVAASSQELTASSEQSAQAAGLVAASISQIALGAEQQLAAANETAAVVGQMSLNMQEIAAKANQVTFQSSHANEQANQGITTVEKAVAQMTQIEGTVNSSADVVAKLGRRSQEIGEIVDTISGIAAQTNLLALNAAIEAARAGEQGRGFAVVADEVRKLAEQSQEAARQIALLIGEIQTDTEQAVAAMNHGTREVKAGTEAVDAAGQSFREIAHLVTQVSGQLQEIATGLQAMDSDGRQIFSSVQSIDQISTTTASETQTVSAATEEQLASMEEIASSSQSLSELAQNLQNEIARFKY from the coding sequence ATGAAATGGGTGGAAAATATAAAAACCGTTTACAAGTTGGGGATTCTTGTCATCATTGCCTTCTTTTCCTTAGGTTCTGTCGGGTTTACAGGCTATTACGATCTCAAAATTGCCAACGATAATTTGCAGACAATGTATGAAGATCGCTTAATCCCGGTAAAGATCGCCTACGATACTCGTTCCGATATCCGGGCTATGAACGGCTTCCTTTTGGAATCGATGCTGACCGCTGATCGGGGCAAAAATCAAACCCTTCTGGACTCTATTCAGGAAAAAGGGCAGGGAGTTGAGGATAAGCTCAGCCAGCTGGAAAACCTGAGCCTGGATCCGCAAAGCCAGGAGTTGTTTCTGAAGATTAAAGCCTCCTATAAACAATACGACCAAGTTAAAAATCAGATCGTTGCCTTTGCCAAGGCAAATCTCAATGACAAGGCCTATAACCTCTATGAAACCTCCGGTGGTCATCTGTCAGACCAATTAGTGGAAGATATGCGGGCTCTGGGAGAATACTACGCCAGCCTTTCCCTCCAGGCCAGTCTGGACTATGAAGCAAGCTTTAAACATACTTTGTGGTTTATGGGGGCGATCGTTGCCGCCGCTCTCTTTTTGCTGGCAGGAAGCGGCTATATCATCGCTTCTTCCCTAACCAAACCCCTGGGGACAATGGTCGAAGTCTGCAATGATTTTGCTGCCGGAGATTTCCGGGATAAACAGCGGAGAAGCGGTGCCGGTAGAGAGGATGAGATTGGCCTGTTGTACCAGGCCTTAGCCGCCATGCAGAATAATCTCCGCCCTTTGATCAAAGGAATCTCCACCTCCGCGGAACAGGTAGCGGCCTCCAGCCAGGAGCTTACGGCCAGTTCGGAGCAATCCGCCCAGGCGGCAGGGCTGGTGGCCGCCTCCATTTCCCAGATCGCCTTAGGAGCCGAACAGCAATTGGCGGCTGCCAATGAGACGGCTGCCGTGGTCGGGCAAATGTCCCTGAACATGCAGGAAATCGCCGCCAAAGCCAATCAGGTGACCTTCCAGTCCAGCCATGCCAATGAGCAAGCCAATCAAGGCATCACCACTGTGGAAAAGGCGGTGGCCCAGATGACTCAAATCGAGGGCACAGTCAATTCCTCTGCCGATGTGGTCGCCAAGCTGGGCAGACGGTCTCAGGAAATCGGGGAGATTGTGGACACCATTTCCGGAATTGCGGCCCAGACCAATCTTCTGGCCCTCAACGCCGCTATCGAAGCGGCCCGGGCCGGAGAGCAAGGCCGGGGCTTTGCCGTAGTGGCCGATGAAGTTCGCAAGCTTGCCGAGCAGTCCCAGGAAGCGGCCCGGCAAATCGCCCTCCTGATCGGTGAAATCCAGACCGATACTGAACAAGCCGTTGCGGCCATGAATCACGGAACCCGGGAAGTCAAAGCAGGGACGGAGGCGGTGGATGCTGCAGGCCAGTCCTTCCGGGAGATCGCCCACCTGGTAACCCAGGTCTCGGGCCAATTGCAGGAGATCGCCACAGGTCTTCAGGCCATGGATTCCGACGGCCGGCAAATCTTCAGCTCTGTGCAAAGCATCGATCAAATCAGCACTACTACGGCATCCGAAACTCAGACCGTCTCCGCTGCCACTGAGGAACAACTGGCCTCCATGGAGGAGATCGCCTCTTCCAGCCAATCCTTATCCGAACTCGCTCAAAATCTGCAAAATGAGATCGCCAGATTTAAATATTAG
- a CDS encoding MDR family MFS transporter, with protein sequence MNIRKTPLILSLMLAMFLAAVEGTIVTMATPTIARDLQGFEFISLVFSVYLLTSALSTPAYGKLADLYGRKNILSIGIIIFLAGSFLCGLAQSMVMLIVFRAIQGLGAGAIFTVSFTIIGDVFSLAERAKIQGALSTVWGIASLVGPFFGGFLIDVLSWHWIFFINIPFGLLSVILLQSSLKETFAKKKPSIDYAGTLTLSLAIVVFLSIFLFDRSTSPYPSLWVAGLLLLTFFLLYTFYKIEKKAAEPIIPFAIFTRTTILVNLISFLIYAVLMGVNVYLPIYLQNILGYRPTAAGLAMLPMSVSWLIVSFILGRLLVRYGGKNVILASNAVLLLSTLLLFTLGIDTPLPIILAYGFIMGIGFGGASAALTIIVQDSAEYSQRGAAVGTNSLLRTLGQTIGISVFGTIFNLYITKYFTRQGIEGINPGNLYQPDLSHAALAAKQITLSLNSSMHVLFAAFIIITLLSMILAMTMPGMKKEKQA encoded by the coding sequence ATGAATATAAGAAAGACACCTTTAATACTATCCCTTATGCTGGCTATGTTTTTAGCGGCGGTTGAGGGAACGATTGTTACCATGGCTACCCCTACGATCGCCAGGGATTTGCAGGGATTTGAATTTATCAGCCTGGTTTTTTCGGTATATTTATTAACCTCGGCCTTATCCACACCGGCTTATGGCAAGCTTGCCGATCTGTACGGCAGGAAAAATATCCTCTCCATCGGCATTATCATATTTTTGGCGGGCAGCTTTTTATGCGGATTAGCCCAGAGTATGGTTATGCTGATTGTCTTTCGCGCCATTCAGGGACTGGGAGCGGGCGCTATATTTACGGTTTCCTTTACCATCATCGGCGATGTTTTTTCACTGGCGGAAAGAGCAAAGATACAGGGTGCCTTAAGCACGGTATGGGGGATCGCCAGTCTTGTCGGCCCGTTTTTCGGCGGATTTTTAATCGACGTGCTTTCCTGGCACTGGATCTTTTTTATCAATATTCCCTTTGGGCTGCTGTCGGTCATTCTGCTGCAAAGTTCCTTGAAAGAAACCTTTGCCAAGAAGAAACCCAGCATTGATTATGCCGGAACCTTGACTTTATCCTTAGCCATCGTGGTCTTCTTAAGCATCTTTTTATTCGATCGGAGCACTTCTCCCTATCCCTCTTTATGGGTAGCCGGGCTGCTCCTGTTGACGTTCTTCCTGCTCTATACATTTTATAAGATCGAGAAAAAAGCGGCGGAACCCATCATTCCTTTTGCGATCTTTACCAGAACGACGATCCTTGTCAATCTGATTTCCTTCCTGATCTATGCCGTGCTCATGGGCGTCAATGTTTATCTGCCGATTTACCTGCAGAATATTTTGGGATACCGTCCCACAGCCGCCGGTTTAGCTATGCTGCCCATGTCGGTGTCCTGGCTGATCGTCTCCTTTATCCTGGGCAGGCTTTTGGTCAGGTATGGGGGGAAGAATGTTATTCTGGCCTCCAATGCTGTGCTGCTGCTCAGTACCCTGCTGCTGTTCACTCTAGGAATAGATACTCCCCTGCCCATCATACTCGCCTATGGCTTTATCATGGGGATCGGTTTCGGCGGAGCCAGTGCGGCCTTAACCATTATCGTTCAGGATTCGGCGGAGTACAGCCAAAGGGGAGCTGCGGTGGGAACCAATTCCTTGCTCAGAACCCTGGGCCAGACCATCGGCATCAGTGTGTTCGGGACTATTTTTAACCTGTATATTACTAAATATTTCACCCGGCAAGGCATAGAAGGGATCAATCCGGGCAACCTTTATCAGCCAGACCTATCCCATGCCGCCCTTGCGGCGAAGCAAATAACCCTTTCCTTAAACAGTTCCATGCATGTCCTGTTTGCCGCCTTTATTATCATTACCCTGCTGTCCATGATCTTAGCAATGACTATGCCTGGAATGAAAAAAGAAAAACAAGCCTGA